In Candidatus Edwardsbacteria bacterium, one genomic interval encodes:
- a CDS encoding winged helix-turn-helix transcriptional regulator has translation MKNDQYKKFKDLKDQYDAKRRAIIKDANPQSKASQKLSRDFRIFERWIRKQPGYMPSYNANSNDNHIRIPKAVLETKKLNAADKLVYGYFYKLGTHMPFVTVTCTTISKRLGISLRTVHRCLENLEKGEYITIIRYSKGEQLFQGRENVYICEPPMPDNAEEAMDAIMKLHEDQSE, from the coding sequence ATGAAGAATGATCAATATAAAAAGTTCAAAGATTTAAAAGACCAGTACGATGCCAAGCGCAGGGCGATAATTAAGGATGCCAACCCTCAATCCAAAGCATCACAGAAGCTTTCACGGGATTTCCGTATCTTTGAACGATGGATAAGGAAACAGCCCGGCTATATGCCTTCTTACAATGCTAACAGCAATGACAACCACATCCGGATCCCCAAGGCCGTATTGGAAACAAAGAAATTGAATGCCGCTGATAAGCTGGTCTATGGTTATTTCTATAAGCTGGGTACTCATATGCCCTTTGTTACTGTTACATGCACAACCATATCTAAAAGATTGGGAATATCTCTGAGAACCGTGCATCGATGCTTGGAAAATCTCGAAAAAGGGGAATATATTACAATAATCAGATACAGTAAGGGAGAGCAGCTTTTTCAGGGTCGTGAAAATGTCTATATATGCGAACCCCCTATGCCGGATAATGCTGAAGAGGCCATGGATGCCATTATGAAATTGCACGAGGATCAAAGTGAATAG
- a CDS encoding DEAD/DEAH box helicase family protein, with the protein MILKEYQQQAIDWYELFLRRCRDLPSHSQAYEETTREWYGTPLLYRNLKKLPGVPYVCLRIPTGGGKTLVAGMTIPRVNQSYLFVQHSITLWLVPSEPILTQTLKALKDPNNLLHQAVFSALDSVEVMDIDEAMRITPAVANSSNVIIVSTMQSFKQDDKDRLTAYKQNTDMVSHFDGITDAQVRGNTSFVDMLRLRHPFVIVDEAHNQGTTLAFETLSRFEPCAILELTATPDRSHQPSNVLYSVSAASLQAAEMIKLPLELIRRPNWQDALRDAIARLNHLQEKANEEKKLTGEYIRPVMLLQAERHDAGRETLVPEKVKKALMEDFGILEEEIAIATGAEDTLGKEDVLSETCRLRYIITVDKLKEGWDCPFAYILCTFRNTNSSTAAEQVLGRILRMPRAYKKQCPELNEAYAFVTSSDFQATVESLRDGLVRNGFEKQETKDLIHAPEESEALELFSPTSITFATPEVLDPETIPSNWEDKFEIIPESGSITIKGNWSAKQAEEAVSVFKTAEGKNAFRKAFEKLKTPISNKPKFPSEMDVKFKVPLLSYRNGDLWEAFEETHLLQGEWRLLDYPGELSESEFSKDESAVQGGRFNISTKGKVNFEYFDKLTTELAFVEHQEVWDQGILTRWLERNIPEDTISPDEKAAFLNKAITNLVEQRGFTLEQLTYLKFQLRSRLDEKIKSAKLKAMKSVHQGLMGLPDNFIADDHCFMLFEQGKYAYNTPYNGFTELPKHFFPVIGDLKADGEEFECAVFLATQLEGVKYWVRNISHKSTSFSLQTSTDRFYPDFVCLLEDGRVLVVEYKNERDWDLPDSKEKRQIGELWEHRSNGKGLFIMPRGKDWAAIRAKVD; encoded by the coding sequence ATGATTTTAAAGGAATATCAGCAGCAAGCCATTGATTGGTACGAGCTGTTCCTGCGCCGTTGTCGTGATCTACCAAGCCATAGCCAAGCCTACGAAGAAACCACCAGGGAATGGTATGGTACACCACTTTTGTACCGTAATTTGAAAAAACTGCCCGGTGTGCCCTATGTCTGTTTGCGGATCCCCACCGGCGGTGGTAAAACCTTAGTTGCCGGGATGACCATTCCGCGGGTTAATCAAAGTTATTTGTTTGTCCAGCATAGCATAACCTTGTGGCTTGTGCCGTCCGAGCCGATATTGACCCAAACCCTGAAAGCTTTAAAAGACCCAAACAATCTCCTTCATCAGGCTGTCTTTTCTGCGCTCGATTCGGTAGAGGTAATGGATATTGACGAAGCAATGCGGATAACCCCAGCCGTTGCCAATTCCAGCAATGTCATAATTGTTTCCACCATGCAGTCTTTTAAACAGGACGATAAAGACCGTTTGACTGCCTATAAGCAGAATACAGACATGGTTTCACATTTTGATGGTATTACCGATGCACAAGTGCGGGGTAATACCTCTTTTGTTGATATGTTAAGGCTTCGCCACCCCTTCGTTATTGTTGACGAAGCCCATAACCAGGGCACCACCCTTGCTTTTGAAACATTGTCCCGTTTTGAACCTTGTGCTATCCTGGAATTGACAGCCACCCCCGACCGTTCTCACCAGCCCAGCAACGTTCTATACAGTGTGTCCGCGGCATCACTGCAGGCTGCCGAGATGATTAAATTGCCCCTAGAGTTGATCCGGAGGCCTAATTGGCAGGATGCTTTACGGGATGCTATAGCCCGGCTTAACCACCTGCAGGAAAAAGCCAACGAGGAAAAGAAGCTTACTGGTGAGTATATTCGGCCGGTTATGTTGTTGCAAGCAGAGCGACATGATGCCGGCCGGGAAACCCTGGTGCCGGAAAAGGTAAAAAAGGCCTTGATGGAAGATTTCGGCATACTGGAGGAAGAAATAGCTATAGCTACCGGAGCCGAAGATACGCTTGGTAAAGAAGATGTTCTTAGTGAGACCTGCCGTTTGCGGTATATAATTACGGTTGACAAGCTAAAAGAGGGCTGGGATTGCCCGTTTGCTTATATATTGTGCACCTTCCGCAATACTAACTCATCTACAGCCGCCGAGCAGGTTTTGGGCCGTATATTGAGGATGCCAAGGGCCTATAAAAAGCAGTGCCCAGAGCTAAATGAAGCCTATGCATTCGTAACCTCATCGGATTTTCAGGCTACGGTGGAAAGCTTGCGGGATGGTTTGGTTAGAAATGGCTTTGAGAAGCAGGAAACCAAGGATCTTATCCATGCTCCGGAAGAATCAGAGGCTTTAGAGCTATTCAGCCCCACCTCGATTACTTTTGCCACGCCCGAAGTTCTTGATCCTGAAACAATCCCTTCAAATTGGGAAGATAAGTTTGAAATTATACCGGAATCCGGTTCCATTACCATAAAAGGGAATTGGAGCGCTAAACAAGCGGAAGAAGCGGTCAGTGTATTTAAAACCGCTGAAGGCAAGAACGCATTTCGTAAAGCCTTTGAAAAGCTGAAAACCCCTATCTCTAATAAGCCAAAATTTCCCTCTGAAATGGATGTAAAATTCAAGGTACCATTACTGTCCTATCGAAATGGCGATCTGTGGGAAGCATTTGAGGAAACCCATTTGCTCCAGGGCGAATGGCGGTTATTGGATTATCCCGGTGAGTTATCGGAAAGCGAATTTAGCAAAGATGAAAGCGCCGTCCAGGGAGGCCGATTCAATATCAGCACCAAGGGGAAGGTTAACTTTGAATATTTCGATAAACTAACAACCGAGTTAGCGTTTGTAGAACACCAGGAGGTGTGGGATCAGGGCATATTAACAAGGTGGTTGGAACGGAATATTCCGGAAGACACCATTTCACCGGATGAAAAGGCTGCCTTTCTGAACAAAGCTATCACCAATCTTGTCGAGCAAAGAGGCTTTACTCTTGAACAATTAACTTATCTGAAATTCCAGTTGCGGTCCAGGCTTGACGAAAAGATTAAATCGGCTAAATTGAAGGCTATGAAATCAGTCCATCAGGGACTTATGGGCTTGCCTGATAATTTCATTGCTGATGACCATTGTTTTATGTTGTTTGAACAGGGCAAGTATGCCTATAATACTCCATATAACGGGTTTACCGAGTTGCCTAAGCACTTCTTCCCTGTTATCGGGGATCTAAAGGCCGATGGCGAAGAGTTTGAGTGTGCTGTATTCCTGGCCACTCAGTTAGAAGGTGTTAAATACTGGGTCCGGAACATATCCCATAAGTCTACTTCATTCTCCTTGCAGACTAGTACGGACCGTTTTTACCCTGATTTTGTGTGCCTATTGGAGGACGGCCGGGTGCTGGTTGTCGAATATAAAAATGAGCGGGATTGGGATTTACCGGACAGCAAAGAGAAACGTCAGATTGGAGAACTTTGGGAGCACCGAAGCAATGGCAAGGGATTGTTCATAATGCCGAGGGGTAAAGATTGGGCAGCTATTCGCGCAAAGGTTGATTAA